A single region of the Sus scrofa isolate TJ Tabasco breed Duroc chromosome 17, Sscrofa11.1, whole genome shotgun sequence genome encodes:
- the EEF1A2 gene encoding elongation factor 1-alpha 2, producing the protein MGKEKTHINIVVIGHVDSGKSTTTGHLIYKCGGIDKRTIEKFEKEAAEMGKGSFKYAWVLDKLKAERERGITIDISLWKFETTKYYITIIDAPGHRDFIKNMITGTSQADCAVLIVAAGVGEFEAGISKNGQTREHALLAYTLGVKQLIVGVNKMDSTEPAYSEKRYDEIVKEVSAYIKKIGYNPATVPFVPISGWHGDNMLEPSPNMPWFKGWKVERKEGNASGVSLLEALDTILPPTRPTDKPLRLPLQDVYKIGGIGTVPVGRVETGILRPGMVVTFAPVNITTEVKSVEMHHEALSEALPGDNVGFNVKNVSVKDIRRGNVCGDSKSDPPQEAAQFTSQVIILNHPGQISAGYSPVIDCHTAHIACKFAELKEKIDRRSGKKLEDNPKSLKSGDAAIVEMVPGKPMCVESFSQYPPLGRFAVRDMRQTVAVGVIKNVEKKSGGAGKVTKSAQKAQKAGK; encoded by the exons ATGGGCAAGGAGAAGACCCACATCAACATTGTGGTCATCGGCCACGTGGACTCGGGCAAGTCCACCACCACCGGCCACCTCATCTACAAATGTGGGGGCATCGACAAGAGGACCATCGAGAAGTTTGAGAAGGAGGCGGCCGAG ATGGGGAAGGGCTCCTTCAAGTACGCCTGGGTGCTGGACAAGCTGAAGGCGGAGCGCGAGCGCGGCATCACCATCGACATCTCCCTCTGGAAGTTCGAGACCACCAAGTACTACATCACCATCATCGACGCGCCGGGCCACCGCGACTTCATCAAGAACATGATCACCGGCACCTCCCAG GCGGACTGCGCAGTGCTGATCGTGGCGGCGGGAGTGGGCGAGTTCGAGGCGGGCATCTCTAAGAACGGGCAGACCCGCGAGCAcgcgctgctggcctacacgctGGGCGTGAAGCAGCTGATCGTCGGCGTCAACAAGATGGACTCCACGGAGCCGGCCTACAGCGAGAAGCGCTACGACGAGATCGTCAAGGAGGTCAGCGCCTACATCAAGAAGATCGGCTACAACCCGGCCACCGTGCCCTTCGTGCCCATCTCGGGCTGGCACGGCGACAACATGCTGGAGCCCTCCCCCAAC ATGCCCTGGTTCAAGGGCTGGAAAGTGGAGCGGAAGGAAGGGAATGCCAGTGGCGTGTCCCTGCTGGAGGCTCTGGACACCATCCTGCCCCCCACACGCCCCACAGACAAGCCCCTGCGCCTGCCGCTGCAGGACGTGTACAAGATTGGCG GCATTGGCACTGTGCCTGTGGGCCGAGTGGAGACGGGCATCCTCCGGCCGGGCATGGTGGTGACCTTCGCGCCCGTGAACATCACCACTGAGGTGAAGTCGGTGGAGATGCACCACGAGGCTCTGAGCGAGGCCCTGCCCGGGGACAACGTCGGCTTCAACGTGAAGAACGTGTCAGTCAAGGACATCCGTCGGGGCAACGTGTGTGGGGACAGCAAGTCCGACCCGCCCCAGGAGGCCGCCCAGTTCACTTCCCAG GTCATCATTCTGAACCACCCGGGGCAGATCAGCGCCGGCTACTCACCGGTCATTGACTGCCACACGGCCCACATCGCCTGCAAGTTTGCCGAGCTCAAGGAGAAGATTGACCGGCGCTCTGGCAAGAAGCTGGAGGACAACCCCAAGTCCCTGAAGTCTGGCGACGCGGCCATTGTAGAGATGGTCCCTGGGAAGCCCATGTGTGTGGAGAGCTTCTCCCAGTACCCGCCCCTCG GCCGCTTCGCCGTGCGCGACATGAGGCAGACGGTGGCCGTGGGCGTCATCAAGAACGTGGAGAAGAAGAGCGGCGGCGCCGGCAAGGTCACCAAGTCGGCGCAGAAGGCGCAGAAGGCGGGCAAGTGA